A window of Synechococcus sp. WH 8109 genomic DNA:
CGGCGACCTGAGCGGCAAACGCGTTCTCGTGCGGGTTGACTTCAACGTGCCCCTGAACGATGCCGGTGCGATCACCGACGACACCCGCATCCGTGCCGCCCTGCCCACAATCAACGACCTGATCGTCAAGGGAGCCAAGGTGATCCTGTCCGCTCACTTCGGACGTCCCAAGGGCCAGGTGAACGACGCCATGCGTCTCACCCCCGTGGCTGCTCGCCTGAGCGAACTGCTGGGCAAGCCCGTGGCCAAGACCGACAGCTGCATCGGCCCCGACGCCGAAGCCAAGGTGGGCGCCATGGCCAACGGCGATGTGGTGCTGCTGGAGAACGTGCGTTTCTTCGCCGAGGAAGAGAAGAACGAAGCCGGTTTCGCTGAGAAGCTCGCAGGCCTGGCTGAGGTGTATGTGAACGACGCCTTCGGCGCCGCCCACCGCGCCCACGCCTCCACCGAGGGCGTGACCAAGTTTCTCAAGCCCTCCGTCGCCGGCTTCCTGATGGAGAAGGAACTTCAGTACCTGCAGGGTGCTGTGGATGAGCCCAAGCGTCCCCTGGCCGCCATCGTCGGGGGCTCCAAGGTGAGCTCCAAGATCGGCGTGCTCGAAGCCCTGATCGACAAGTGCGAC
This region includes:
- the pgk gene encoding phosphoglycerate kinase, which produces MAKRSLASLNAGDLSGKRVLVRVDFNVPLNDAGAITDDTRIRAALPTINDLIVKGAKVILSAHFGRPKGQVNDAMRLTPVAARLSELLGKPVAKTDSCIGPDAEAKVGAMANGDVVLLENVRFFAEEEKNEAGFAEKLAGLAEVYVNDAFGAAHRAHASTEGVTKFLKPSVAGFLMEKELQYLQGAVDEPKRPLAAIVGGSKVSSKIGVLEALIDKCDKVLIGGGMIFTFYKARGLSVGKSLVEEDKLELAKELEAKAKAKGVQLLLPADVVLADNFAPDANSQTADINAIPDGWMGLDIGPDSIKVFQDALADCQTVIWNGPMGVFEFDKFAAGTNAIATTLADLSGKGCCTIIGGGDSVAAVEKAGLAEKMSHISTGGGASLELLEGKVLPGVAALDAA